The Camelina sativa cultivar DH55 chromosome 16, Cs, whole genome shotgun sequence sequence GGTTCCGTTTTGGATCATATCTCTCGGCCACATCTGTTTTTCAATGTCCAATCTCCATCAACAAGACTAATACctaatttttaatgattttataatagcacaagaaaaatacaaacagAAAGGTAGGTTTTTGTATGGAGAATCAATGGGAGGTGCGGTTGCTTTGTTGCTTCACAAGAAAGATCCTTCTTTTTGGAACGGTGCCCTTCTCGTTGCTCCCATGTGTAAGGTCACGTCACGTCACGTTTCTTCCCTTCTTTATTTACCAAATCCTTACAATCATTCCTTTTATGATATCTAATTAAGACACTAATCTGATTAATTAAAGACAGCTTTTTCAttagtttgtgtgtgtgtgtgtgtttgagcAGATATCAGAGAAGGTGAAACCACACCCAGTGGTCATAAATCTACTAACAAGAGTTGAAGATATTATACCAAAATGGAAGATCGTTCCAACAAAAGATGTTATCGATTCTGCTTTCAAGGATCCGGTCAAGCGGGAAGAGGTATATTAATTAATCGAATTACTCAAGacataattcataatttaaaaagtgtagtaataaaaaaaaactttggtttcTAAAAATGTAGATAAGGAACAACAAGCTGATATATCAAGACAAGCCAAGGCTTAAAACGGCACTCGAAATGCTTAGAACGAGCATGGACCTCGAAGAAACCCTACACGAGATCACATTGCCTTTCTTTGTCCTCCACGGTGAAGCAGACATTGTGACTGATCCAGAGATAAGCAAAGCCTTGTTCGAGAAAGCAAGCACACGTGACAAAACCATCAAGCTTTACCCAGGCATGTGGCATGGGTTAACTTCTGGTGAGCCTGACGCGAACGTTGACCTCGTTTTTGCTGACAT is a genomic window containing:
- the LOC104749035 gene encoding caffeoylshikimate esterase produces the protein MTKLRFEYEYEEEYIKNSRGVELYACRWVPSSSPRALVFLCHGYAMECSSFMRECGIRLTSAGYAVFGMDYEGHGRSKGARCYIKKFSNIVNDCYDYYTFISAQEKYKQKGRFLYGESMGGAVALLLHKKDPSFWNGALLVAPMCKISEKVKPHPVVINLLTRVEDIIPKWKIVPTKDVIDSAFKDPVKREEIRNNKLIYQDKPRLKTALEMLRTSMDLEETLHEITLPFFVLHGEADIVTDPEISKALFEKASTRDKTIKLYPGMWHGLTSGEPDANVDLVFADMVNWLDVRTGDSASLTVTPIQEDRTCNVIKVVSNGQEKSERPQQASSSLLCGLNGGGGRRLVHRSSM